CATCCGGGCCGCGCTCGGCGAGGCCGAGCTGATGGCCGGCCGGACGACCGACGCTGTCTGGGTCGGCATCGGCGGCTCGAACGTGGCTTGCGGCAGCTCGCTCGGCGTCAGCGCCATTGCCCGAGGCGAGGTGACCCAGGACGACATCGACCGCTGCCACGAGGTGGCTCAGGCCGTCGCGTTGCCACCCGACCTCGAATTGCTCCACGTGATTCCGCAGGACTACCGGGTCGACGGGAAGGCCGGCATCGCGCACCCGGCGGGAATGTCGGGCGTCCGCCTCGAGTGCGACGCTTTCGTGGTGACCTCGATCATCACCGGCGCCGACCATCTTCGCAGAGCGGTGAACGACGCGGGCTGCCACATCGACGGCATCGTGCTCGAGCCTCTGGCGGCGGGGCGTGCGATCCTCACCAGGGACGAGAAGGAGCTGGGAGTGGCGGTCGCGGACGTAGGGTCGTCCTCGACGAGCATCGCGGTCTTCAGGGAGAATCGCGTCGAGCACGTCTCGATCCTGCCTTTCGGGGGCGAAGCCCTGACCGGGGATCTCGCTCGCGGACTCTCTCTCTCCTACCCGGAGGCCCGCCGGGCGAAGGAGCAATTCGGTACCGCCATGGCGGACATGGTCGATCCGCGAGAGTCGATCGACATGCCGAGTCCCTCACCCGGTCAGGTCCGATCGGTCGCCCGCGAGATCATCTCGCACATAATCGAACAACGCCTGAGCGAGGTGCTCACCCTGGTCCAGAACGACATAGAAAGCGCCGTATCGCTGGAGGAGCTCTCCGCCGGCGTGGTCTTTTGCGGCGGCACCGCCGGCATACCCGGCATTCTCGAGCTCGCCGAACGGAATTTCACCTGCCCGGTGCGCATCGGCCTTCCCAACGAGGGAATGAGGTCGCATGCCGACGGTGTCGCCAGACCGCGCTTCGCGGTCGCTACCGGACTCGCTCTCTGGGGGAGCGACCTCGCCCGCGCCGGCGGGGACTCTTCCCTCGCATTCAGGTTGCCGCGCCGAGCCATCGACTGGCTCAAGGACTTCTTCTAACGGAGCAATGTCATGAACATGGTTTTCGAGGTCAACGACGACGCGTTGCCGAACGCAAAGATGCTGGTCGTCGGAGTTGGCGGTGCAGGAGGAAACGCCGTCAATCGCATGGTCGAGGAGCACCTGAACGGAGTCGAGTTCATCTCCATGAACACGGACGCCCAGGCCCTCTCCGGCTCAAAGGCGGGCAGCAAGCTCCAGCTCGGTGCCCGGCTCACTCGCGGCCTCGGTGCGGGAGCGAG
The Gemmatimonadota bacterium genome window above contains:
- the ftsA gene encoding cell division protein FtsA, with translation MKSTLVAGLDVGSAVTCAVIAEAGDSGQEVQALGVGQARTEGVRGDDVTEIAAMTESIRAALGEAELMAGRTTDAVWVGIGGSNVACGSSLGVSAIARGEVTQDDIDRCHEVAQAVALPPDLELLHVIPQDYRVDGKAGIAHPAGMSGVRLECDAFVVTSIITGADHLRRAVNDAGCHIDGIVLEPLAAGRAILTRDEKELGVAVADVGSSSTSIAVFRENRVEHVSILPFGGEALTGDLARGLSLSYPEARRAKEQFGTAMADMVDPRESIDMPSPSPGQVRSVAREIISHIIEQRLSEVLTLVQNDIESAVSLEELSAGVVFCGGTAGIPGILELAERNFTCPVRIGLPNEGMRSHADGVARPRFAVATGLALWGSDLARAGGDSSLAFRLPRRAIDWLKDFF